One genomic segment of Ricinus communis isolate WT05 ecotype wild-type chromosome 5, ASM1957865v1, whole genome shotgun sequence includes these proteins:
- the LOC8268766 gene encoding dirigent protein 19 isoform X1, with protein MSAMAKSLRPCALAALLLLLSLKPTSTSKHHHGVESLHFALYQHETINKTGYIIVNGVAGASISQTTTRFGTLFVFQDPMTVTPNRTSKVVGMAEGTSVTSSLDGLTSISTAKISLHLKHHKGSISIVGGTHNVKPADHPVVGGTGDFLLVQGYVTSSPVDLSGLTVVYKIEFHLYWPPYAKQLHLP; from the coding sequence ATGTCAGCAATGGCTAAATCTCTGAGGCCTTGTGCTCTTGCTGCTTTGCTTTTACTTCTTTCACTCAAGCCTACCTCCACCTCTAAACACCACCATGGAGTCGAGTCCCTTCATTTTGCACTGTACCAACATGAGACCATCAATAAAACTGGATATATAATAGTGAATGGTGTTGCAGGAGCAAGCATTAGTCAAACAACAACCCGATTCGGCACCCTGTTTGTTTTCCAGGACCCCATGACAGTTACCCCCAACCGAACTTCCAAAGTTGTTGGTATGGCAGAAGGAACATCTGTAACATCTAGTCTCGACGGGCTTACCAGCATTTCTACTGCTAAGATCAGTCTACATCTCAAGCACCACAAAGGGTCAATCTCCATTGTTGGAGGCACGCATAATGTCAAGCCTGCTGATCATCCTGTTGTGGGAGGCACCGGCGACTTCTTGCTTGTACAGGGGTATGTGACATCGTCTCCAGTGGATCTCAGTGGACTTACTGTTGTGTACAAGATAGAATTCCACCTGTATTGGCCTCCATATGCAAAGCAACTTCACCTACCCTAA
- the LOC8268766 gene encoding disease resistance response protein 206 isoform X2 — translation MEAGASISQTTTRFGTLFVFQDPMTVTPNRTSKVVGMAEGTSVTSSLDGLTSISTAKISLHLKHHKGSISIVGGTHNVKPADHPVVGGTGDFLLVQGYVTSSPVDLSGLTVVYKIEFHLYWPPYAKQLHLP, via the exons ATGGAAGCAG GAGCAAGCATTAGTCAAACAACAACCCGATTCGGCACCCTGTTTGTTTTCCAGGACCCCATGACAGTTACCCCCAACCGAACTTCCAAAGTTGTTGGTATGGCAGAAGGAACATCTGTAACATCTAGTCTCGACGGGCTTACCAGCATTTCTACTGCTAAGATCAGTCTACATCTCAAGCACCACAAAGGGTCAATCTCCATTGTTGGAGGCACGCATAATGTCAAGCCTGCTGATCATCCTGTTGTGGGAGGCACCGGCGACTTCTTGCTTGTACAGGGGTATGTGACATCGTCTCCAGTGGATCTCAGTGGACTTACTGTTGTGTACAAGATAGAATTCCACCTGTATTGGCCTCCATATGCAAAGCAACTTCACCTACCCTAA